The window TAGAAGATATCTGAGCCATTGGTTGACCCTTTAATACCCCCATGATGACCAAGAACGCAACAGTATTCATGATTGCCCCAGCAGTGATGCAATCAATGAACCATTTGGTCAGAGTGTTTCGGATGCTGAACTTGGGATGAGTCGCTGCTTCAGACTGTGATTGAGATCCCCCGCCAATGGAAGccccagctgctgcttcttccatcgCTTTGAGTTCAATATCCTTACCTCCATCTCGTAATTTTTGTATGGGAGGGTATGCTGGGAAGGACTTTTCGAGAAACTGCTGCCAAAGGTAGTTTGGCGGAGCggtgatgagagagaggacTATGAAGCGGAAGAGTTGGATGTGGTCCAGATGAAAGGCGGTCTGCCGTTAATATGATAAGTATAAAGCATTGAAACAGTAGAATAGAGATATCGGGGATATGATGCATATTATACTAAGGAATCTCACCTCGTTCCAGTATGTCTCAATGAACTGAGCACAGAGGTTGGACGCTGTTGATAGGGCTGCCGCCTGAAGCGTCGCAGTCAGGATTGGAGACGGCATATTTCACCACAGTTGCAAAACGTAGACAATTGAATGTCTCCTGAATATGAACGCGTGTTATGTATGTGTTTTTGGGTTGTGCAAAGTTCAATTGAACCTTTGCGACCGCAGACGTCAGAGCAAGGAGGCCATCACGTGAGAGGCCTGGACATGGAATGGCGATCTGCGGACAAGGTGGAATTTTGGTGGAGAtgctgatgtgatgatgttggaaaGTAAAAAGTCAAAGTTTATTCTATTTATGTGTCTATAACTCTGTAAAACACCTCGTAATCTAATCACAATTTGTCTTCTATCTTGCCTTGGATGAACCGGGTCTTTGGTCCAACACAGTGGCCACAGCGATCCAGTTGTTGGCCAATAGCATGGAACTCTCTTCCGTCTTACGCAGGAATCCTCACCACAATACGTCCTGTCACTTCGTTATTTttgagcttctcgaaaaTTTTAGGGACTTCCGAAAAGTCTTCGACTTGAACCATGGGATTGATGGtgcctgcagcagcttgttccaGAAGCTCCACCATCTGCTGCTCAGTCCCTACCATAACACCGGTGACAGTGAGCGCTATCAGAGCAACACAATTAGCGACGGTACAATTAACAAACGAGTGTTATCTTACCTTTTACTGCGAATAAACTGGCCGTCATGGGGACAGTGAATGTGGCCGGGGGTAAACCAATGATGGCTAACAATCCCGCGTTCCGAACCAGCTTTGGAGCAAGCTCAAACGCGGCTTCAGATCCCGATACAATAAGGCATGCATGAGCTCCCTCTCCGGTTATttctttcactctctcttCGACATTCTCCGTGGCAAAATCGATGAAGAATTGAGCACCACATTGTAAACTGAGCTCGCGTTTGGATGCTCCTGAATCGACTGCAATAACTTTGAATCCTCTCAACTTGGTGGCAATTTGGATTCCTATGTGCCCCAGGCCACCTCCAGAGCCTTGAACCACCACCCATCCATCACTGGGTATTTGCGTATCGAGTTTTCCTATCCCGCCTGCCATGGTCAACCCTGCACACAGCAAGGGAGAGGCCAACTCTGAACGTAAGCCGTCCGGGATCCTCGTCAAGTACCGCGAATCGGCAATTACATATTGCTGCAGAGTCCCTTGAACATGAAGACCTGTAAATACGGGGTTTGCACAATGATTTGTAGATCCGGTTTTGCATCCTGAACACAGGCCGCATGCGCTGTGAAGCCATTTCACACCTACCCTTTGGCCGAGTATCGACTCTGAGACATTCTCGCCTGTTTTGACAACTATGCCGACTCCTTCGTGGCCTATGACGGGCCTGTAATTTCCCCAGCCAAGCATCGCCCGAACCTCTGATCCACTAAGAGAAGTTAGCAACACCAATTGCATGTGAAGAGTATAATTAAAGTCCTTACCAGATACCGCTGAACTCCAATTTGACAAGGACTTCATGCTTGCCCGGAGCCTCGACTGGATGTGAATTGTCAATTCGAACTATTCCATTTGGCCCCGGATTTTCGATGACGGCTGCGCTTTGAGTGGTCGGTATTGATGAGCCCATGGTTGAGATTCTGTGACTGTTGACTACACGACAAACAATTACGTAtgtaaaatataaatttagCTGTACACTTGATAGTTGGTATTGACATTGGTGAGTTTTAGTtctaatatatatacatgaAATTAAATAGTCTAGATTTAACTATCCGTCAAATATTGTTTTAGAAAACCTCCATCCGTCTTCCGAAATCCCCGCATCGGCAGTGGGCTCCGGATGCTGACGCTTGTGGGGACGGCTCTTGTGTCGGCATCAGAGTTATTGACTGATGAATGATAGTTTAGAGTCATAAATAGAACATGTGTATCTATATTGCTTCAAAATATCACTATAATAGGTGAACCCTTAACTCTATTGCATAGAGCTTTCAAAAATAGCTGCAATGTCCAGAATTTTCCCATCATATCCGCTGTCCCCCAGAAACGTGATACCAAATGGCAACCGTGCTTCCCCATCCTCTATCCATCCGGCGTTAATGCTAACACCGCATAGATCAACAACATTTGCGGCATACGTGAACAGCCCAAGTTTCGAACCTAGAGCTATTGGGTCATCCATTATCTCCTGTATAGTAGGATGATAGGGCATGCTAGGCACAACTAAAACGTCAATGCCATCTTCTAGTTTGTTGAATGTTCGGCGTGTCGCTGCGATGCACTGCATCTGCGTGGCTTGATCTTGAAAGACTTCCCAGGCTTTCAGGTCGGATGATAAAACGCCTTCAAAGATCGTTTTCGTGACGGGATGAAATGTGTCAATATTTTCTGTGATGAAGTCGTGTCCGATTGAAGCAAGACGTTCATGAATAAGAGATGCACCGTAGATCAGACCGCCCGCCTTGACAAATGGCGTGTAGTCAATATCGACCAACCTTCCTCCGCACGATTGTAACTTGCCAATAGCTATTTTGAATAACTGTTGGTACTTTCCAGAGCACAAATCTAGAAAGGGTTCCGGAGGTATGCCAAAGGTGAACCCTCCCTGTCTGAATCCTCGATAATCTACTATCCAAGTAGGGAGACTCGATGGTGGTTTGGCGTATGGATCTAAATGGTCGTACTGATCCATTACATACCAAACCTGCCTTGCATCGTGTAGAGAAGGTGCTAGAATACCGAGTGTATCAAGGCTCTGGCATGCGGGTACCGCGCCTCTGGCCGAAATGGTACCCTTGGTAGGTTTGAAGCCGACGATTCCGTTGAATGCTGCTGGACCCCGAACGCTTCCGGCGGTGTCGGTACCAATTGCGAAGGATACAAGTCCAGCAGCGACGGCAACAGCTGATCCAGAAGATGAGCCGCCGGTGATGTGTTTCTTAGAATGGTAACTGTGAGGAATACCGTAAGGTGAGCGGCACCCTGTTAAACCAGTGGCAAGCTGGTCGAGGTTCAATTTCCCTATATATATTGCACCGGCATCAAGTAAATGCTGAATTGCCGGCGCAGTTGAAGTCGCAGTATAGGCGAAGCTGTCGCATGCAACTGTAGTGATCACCCCGGTCACGTCGATATTATCCTTCACGGCGAATGGAATGccaaagagaggagaaagcgCTTTGCCCGCATAAGCCGTAGATAATCGTTTGACAGCTACCAATGTACTCTCTAGAGATTCTTTAGATATCCACAACGATGGATCAATGCTCTCGTACTTGGCTATTCGATTGAACACTGATCGTATGACGGCTTCTGGATCGAGTAGACCATCTCTGTATAGCCTTCTGAGCTCACTGATAGAGGGAAGCGTAGTGGCATTAAGATCTGTAATAAAACTCGGCTGAAGAGAACGTGCTTGATATACCTGTGCAATGAGCTCGCTGCTATGGCCAACGTATCCAAAAAGGCCATTCTGACAGACGATGGTGTCTAATGATGCTGCCACCAGGGCTGGATCGAATCCTTCGGTACAGTCAGAGAGGACACAACATTCATAACCTCTATCGTTACACTCTCGTAACGTGCTCGTAACACAGCATCTATAATCACTATTAGTCGTGTTGGAAGCGAAAGTGCGTTGCTTTCTCTAGACATACTCTGTCGTCACGCCGGTGAGTATCAAATGGGTAATCCCTCTAGCAAGCAACAGCCTATGGAATCCGGTACCCCAAAAGCTTCCTTTTCCTGGCTTGTCAATAATTGGTTCACCAGGATACGGCTTTAGCTGGTTGATAATATTATGacccctctcccctctcaCCAAGAGCTTCCCCATTGGCCCCTCATCGCCGATGCCCATCGATTGGTTGCCATTTGGCGCACTTTTTTGTCTCAGTCTTTTCGCAGCAGGTAAATCTGAGAAATTCGGAAGATGGCCTTCGCGAGTATAAATGACATGCAAGCCCAAGGAACGTGCCGCTTCTAAAGCTCTCTGGACATTTGGTACGATTTTGCGGACGgacgagaagatggcggggtTTCCGCATACAATGGATCCGAAGCCGTCTGGATCTAGAAAATCCCGTTGCATATCAATCACGATAAATGCCGTGGTAGCAAGAGGAAAAGTAAACCCGTAGGGGCGAGCATTTGGGAGTGATAGTTTTACTTCTGTAGCCATTTTGAACGTATTGATACAGTGATTCTCGCATCAAGTCTAATAAAGCAGCAACTTGGATGAAATTGGAAGCGAAGCGGAGAAGCGGCTCGGGGGTTAATAATCGCCCCGATTGGGCTGAATTTGTCACCACGCATGTATGAACCACAAGTCTGCCTAATTGCTGATTGCAGCTGGTACGCTCTTGGCACAAGCAGACAATTTTACGaatgtttcttctttcgcgCGTACATATAGCTAATGACATACTTATTCAGCACAACTCAAAACATAACAAGTCAACCAACACCAAGGCTTCAAGCATCTATGATTATGAATTATGCGACTTCTCAGCTTCAACGGCAATCGCCTGGTGTGCACCAAAGATCTCATCGACGAGCCTCCACCATATGCGATTCTCTCTCATACCTggggtggtgatgatgatgaagtcaCCTTTAGCGACATTACTGCTGGCAAAGGCTCAGATAAGCCGGGGTACCGTAAAATACAATTTTGTGCCAGACAAGCGGCTTCAGATGGGCTATCCTACTTCTGGATAGATACTTGTTGTATTGACAAGTCGAATAGTACAGAGCTTCAAAGGGAGATCAACTCTATGTTCCGACTATACAAAAACGCTGCCAAGTGCTACGTATATCTGTCTGATGTAACAAAACACGGAGATATTGACCATCTCGATTCCTCACCTATACCGAGTTGGGAGCCCTCCTTTCGCAAAAGTCGGTGGTTTACTCGGGGTTGGACTTTACAAGAACTCTTAGCCCCCGCGACGGTGGAATTCTATTCATCTGAATGCGCGCATCTTGGAAGCAAAGCGTCACTGCTGAGAGAAATTTATGAGATTACTGAAATCCCAATCGATGTGCTTCGAGGACGCCGGCTGTCTCAGATTAGTATCGACAAGCGGATGGCATGGTCAGAGAAACGTTCGACAACTTATCCCGAAGATAAGGCCTACTCCCTCCTGGGCATCTTTGGTGTCTATATACCGCTTATATATGGAGAAGGGCAGGATAATGCATTTGCACGTCTTCGGCGTGCAATTAATGAGCAAGGTCAGACCTCCAACTTATACAGCTCGCTCCCATAGATGGGCGCAATGctaacttcttcttcttcttcctcagaCATTGTAAAAGGCGAGCTAGGCCTCCTCATATCCGccatttattatttattattaacgtGTGTATACATCAGATCACTTTTCTAAAGAGACGAGAGATCGCCTCCTGGGGTGGCTCCCATACATTGACCAGCAACGCTTTTACACCGAATCCCGAAGCGCTAGGAAACCCAGTGCTAGTACAGGCAGCTGGTTTGTGAATAGACACATTGTCCCATGGATGAAAGAAAGGTCTTTACTTTGGTTGCATGGAAAAGGTAAGAATCCATATGAATAGGTGCATGTACCTTTCAGAGCTATGACTGACAGCAGACGCAGCGGGATCGGGAAAGACGATTATGACGTCCAAAGTTATCGAGTATCTCGAGATTATGAATGATAGTATGCTTGCATATTATTACTTTTCGTTTCGGAACAAGGACTCTCAAAGTCTTCGGAATATGAAATGTGCCATTTTGGTACAGATTCTAAAGGGGCTTTCTGTTCCTCATCCCGATAACGAGAGCAAGTTCTTCATTCCTCGAGCTTTTCGAAGTCTTTATGACACTCATTTCCCATCCAAGACCCCTCCGATGGAAGAGTTGGACTCTGTACTAATAGAAGTCATCGATCTATCCGAGGAAACATTTCTTATAATCGATGCGTTGGATGAATGCGACTCAGAGTTTGTTAGAGGCGAAGTTATTActttcttggccagcttgctcGGAAAGGTCAAATCAAAGCTTCATATTCTCATCACAAGCCGCTTAGAGGTCGATATTGAGACAAAAATATCACAGATATCTATCCCGACAAGTTCGGTAGCTCTCCACGCTACAGATGTTGACCGG of the Trichoderma breve strain T069 chromosome 4, whole genome shotgun sequence genome contains:
- a CDS encoding mpv17 / PMP22 family domain-containing protein; protein product: MPSPILTATLQAAALSTASNLCAQFIETYWNETAFHLDHIQLFRFIVLSLITAPPNYLWQQFLEKSFPAYPPIQKLRDGGKDIELKAMEEAAAGASIGGGSQSQSEAATHPKFSIRNTLTKWFIDCITAGAIMNTVAFLVIMGVLKGQPMAQISSNIKAETIPIIIAGYKIWPIASIVSFSFVPVHRRIVFLSFIGLLWGIYLSLVAARV
- a CDS encoding zinc-binding dehydrogenase domain-containing protein; translation: MGSSIPTTQSAAVIENPGPNGIVRIDNSHPVEAPGKHEVLVKLEFSGICGSEVRAMLGWGNYRPVIGHEGVGIVVKTGENVSESILGQRVGVKWLHSACGTLQQYVIADSRYLTRIPDGLRSELASPLLCAGLTMAGGIGKLDTQIPSDGWVVVQGSGGGLGHIGIQIATKLRGFKVIAVDSGASKRELSLQCGAQFFIDFATENVEERVKEITGEGAHACLIVSGSEAAFELAPKLVRNAGLLAIIGLPPATFTVPMTASLFAVKALTVTGVMVGTEQQMVELLEQAAAGTINPMVQVEDFSEVPKIFEKLKNNEVTGRIVVRIPA
- a CDS encoding amidase domain-containing protein codes for the protein MATEVKLSLPNARPYGFTFPLATTAFIVIDMQRDFLDPDGFGSIVCGNPAIFSSVRKIVPNVQRALEAARSLGLHVIYTREGHLPNFSDLPAAKRLRQKSAPNGNQSMGIGDEGPMGKLLVRGERGHNIINQLKPYPGEPIIDKPGKGSFWGTGFHRLLLARGITHLILTGVTTECCVTSTLRECNDRGYECCVLSDCTEGFDPALVAASLDTIVCQNGLFGYVGHSSELIAQVYQARSLQPSFITDLNATTLPSISELRRLYRDGLLDPEAVIRSVFNRIAKYESIDPSLWISKESLESTLVAVKRLSTAYAGKALSPLFGIPFAVKDNIDVTGVITTVACDSFAYTATSTAPAIQHLLDAGAIYIGKLNLDQLATGLTGCRSPYGIPHSYHSKKHITGGSSSGSAVAVAAGLVSFAIGTDTAGSVRGPAAFNGIVGFKPTKGTISARGAVPACQSLDTLGILAPSLHDARQVWYVMDQYDHLDPYAKPPSSLPTWIVDYRGFRQGGFTFGIPPEPFLDLCSGKYQQLFKIAIGKLQSCGGRLVDIDYTPFVKAGGLIYGASLIHERLASIGHDFITENIDTFHPVTKTIFEGVLSSDLKAWEVFQDQATQMQCIAATRRTFNKLEDGIDVLVVPSMPYHPTIQEIMDDPIALGSKLGLFTYAANVVDLCGVSINAGWIEDGEARLPFGITFLGDSGYDGKILDIAAIFESSMQ